CAATATTAAAACTAAAAAAATATTTCCCATTTCCAGCTATTCCAAATAGCTCTTTTCCGTCTATAGCCAATACAGCGTTTCCACTCGGTTTAATTCCAACGCTTTTCCATGGAATATTAAGATATTCGACAACATTACTCTCAATACTCATACGCATACCTATTCCAGTTATTTCAGAAACCCAATATATATAATTTCCGTCGGAAACTACAGATATAAAACAGTTATACGAAATCATTTGCTGATACCCCATTGATAATTTTGGCTATGTTTCTAATTAAAAACCTTTTCATTTTCATTTTTTCTTATGACTCTAGCAGGGTTTCCCATTGCAATAGAATAATCACAAACATCTTTTAATACTGCTGCTCCCATCGACACTATACAATGAGTCCCTATGTTTGTATGATCCCTTACACATGACATTCCACCAATAAAAGTTGTTTCTCCTACATGTGCTCCACCAGAAATAACTACATTTGCTGATATCTGGCAATTACTACCTATAACAACATCATGGCCAATCATACATCGATGATTAATGTACACATTATCATTTATTACAGCATCTGATGAAATAATCACCCCTTCTTGTATTACTATGCCAGATCCTATTTTTGCATAGTCGCTGATAAAAGAATTATCATGGATCAAATTACCAAATATATATCCACTACTTATTACTTCATTATATAGTCGCTCCCTTTGCTTGGGTTCTCCTATTGCTATGATCACTTCTGTATTATCCGGGGTATACAACTCCTTCAATCTTGAAAAAGGCATTCTTTTGCTATCATGTAAATTTCCCTCTTCTTTTGTGTCATCGATAAAAACTATCTCATCCCATTTTTGTCTTTGCTTAGGGCAATGCTGCAATAAATCATAAACCTCTCTTCCTGACCCTCCTGCACCATATACAGCTAAATTCATTATTCAATCTCCTTAAGCCAACATGAACACCAGCATTACCTGAACCATACGTCATATATAGTATGTCTTTTCTAATCTGAGCATCTAATCTGTAAAACATAT
The sequence above is a segment of the Butyrivibrio proteoclasticus B316 genome. Coding sequences within it:
- a CDS encoding acetyltransferase encodes the protein MNLAVYGAGGSGREVYDLLQHCPKQRQKWDEIVFIDDTKEEGNLHDSKRMPFSRLKELYTPDNTEVIIAIGEPKQRERLYNEVISSGYIFGNLIHDNSFISDYAKIGSGIVIQEGVIISSDAVINDNVYINHRCMIGHDVVIGSNCQISANVVISGGAHVGETTFIGGMSCVRDHTNIGTHCIVSMGAAVLKDVCDYSIAMGNPARVIRKNENEKVFN